A stretch of the Aegilops tauschii subsp. strangulata cultivar AL8/78 chromosome 4, Aet v6.0, whole genome shotgun sequence genome encodes the following:
- the LOC109746463 gene encoding uncharacterized protein — MISPRPTLSSGFFSRSASFSRPGSFSPSPPASPAAQAPPRLLSAPFARHATFSRSASAVAAPGRGASSCLYDVLGLDAGASDGEIKAAYRRLARAVHPDVSPHPAASADDFIRVHAAYSTLSDPSKRADYDRRMIMIPSAVGRRSAPNLARSPSFPGCCRRTWETDQCW; from the coding sequence ATGATCTCCCCGCGCCCCACTCTCTCCTCCGGCTTCTTCTCCCGCTCCGCCTCCTTCTCCCGCCCCGGCTCATTCTCCCCctcgccgcctgcctcgccggccgCGCAGGCGCCGCCGCGGCTGCTCTCGGCCCCGTTCGCGCGCCACGCCACCTTCTCCCGCTccgcctccgccgtcgccgcgccggGCCGCGGCGCCTCCTCCTGCTTGTACGACGTGCTCGGCCTCGACGCCGGCGCGAGCGACGGGGAGATCAAGGCCGCGTACCGCCGCCTGGCGCGCGCCGTCCACCCGGACGTGTCCCCGCACCCCGCCGCGTCCGCCGACGACTTCATACGGGTGCACGCCGCCTACAGCACGCTCTCCGACCCCAGCAAGCGCGCCGACTACGACCGCCGCATGATCatgatcccctccgccgtcggcCGCCGCAGCGCCCCCAACCTCGCCCGCTCGCCGTCGTTCCCCGGGTGCTGCCGCCGCACCTGGGAGACCGACCAGTGCTGGTGA